A stretch of the Zeugodacus cucurbitae isolate PBARC_wt_2022May chromosome 6, idZeuCucr1.2, whole genome shotgun sequence genome encodes the following:
- the LOC105210335 gene encoding histone acetyltransferase KAT6A isoform X2, translating into MRESAHDISLDTWKQWILEAISKIRSQKQRPSVQRICQAIGSHHKFHEDIVAEKLEEAVESGAVIKVYNKGLHSYKAPMAKRRIKVEKNSNLCKIVAKAVHDLGECEGSTIKTIENYIQKFNNIDLGPDVDFRAIIKSSIRKAVDAGFLVQEGKLYKKGRSLTTPRKSSSTLEVTVTTGDDNCSYCSGDAQKNRNGIPEPLSSCKKCGMSLHTTCANIAAKCKSQSYVLLYMLVTKGSLWYCKNCAECSNCTCTDRGPCLLECSACKKMYHLTCLDTIPDKKPKHPYRCKNCILQNFDVVKKEVTKKGLETVKSRNPSPGETCKSTRSGKPVTTSTSEYAGTRNKEWIGGKQKDKRSVAASAGISCKRQIIDEIDNNPTTSKLSKYEGSKEMYKDISLSQAIKSSQNLQKSIAHNSHLKMFRQRRQFAGFLNKMDATTTSDTKRTKKKTPSDLSSSSSSSDSDEDDNMDFDDDNQDDSTSSGSCSSSSSGSDSSESSSDSSEFDNEEEDNYEENDDDDCDSDKSESKSNIFISQIPVKKEINVPAKNYTSQNTKSKDEHWGFAAVAKNRVDIFSQSRNIESADGFALKKCGNLITGFNKNLVNDELSTSSSKQMNYKSLQGLGNEVNQQLEKRTTKTTAKKDDLPETSIVSAAATDAAVNRGAKKPLERVQKKKVATLKSAPLDTKRTVYKSDDDDVPYLNENTVIKYQMMDNTHYARSAKPFTNEESSSNEKVEYEEVYPENPFENQPLPNGVEQSDITIYKKIRENAAKKITELKSINSQTNANIGPTQERCPSAIEIGKWHIETWYSSPFPQEYARLPKLYLCEFCLKYTKSRSVLDRHQNKCLWKQPPGTEIYRHNDVSVFEVDGNINKIYCQNLCLLAKLFLDHKTLYYDVEPFLFYILTKNDKKGCHLVGYFSKEKHCAQKFNVSCILTMPQFQRQGFGRFLIEFSYLLSREEGQVGTPEKPLSDLGRLSYFSYWKSIILEYIYNHRNDGRITFKDIANKTGLTVSDIALAFELLNFIKLRKNEDDIRYQINIKVDWEKVISHYKKLQNSKRIPLETDCLRWSPLLSKSLTGDGTKSSEESFLDSSARSEQSAIERIRSRKSNSLIANNSNFIKKETNTPDGGLQSSRSRLSNFSNDKMASATVELNFQKRKPAHVKNTNTDLKNSMHEVVDESNEPKRLETHAQKRVHETTKADANSDTTKVGTSVVVEVPRRNPRKRQISREDDANIAPTVEEPEVNHKPEKRRRIQNSPVQPVVVVEKTKGEALDAMGFEDDKPTSRAQRLANRKQSTPIVSTNKRKHFERQNEMKLNIKQEETNSVDKIPIETEPEPEPEPEVEPVVETVPAPAAAGMVEPEAAKECMEVEEVVEEKSIRNCSNDKPITTVPKLRGKKSIEKKSNDLYNENNANNGTKDSGASSEVNNVEPTQESKQETKNNAEPAADTADETVIKDAAADMATNAIDEHIEEQQPQQKQMQAVPEPEVQQTQQPIQQTPALNVAKTEASSLTAGNDEKVLEAVAKKTKKTFAELMVENTESTAVATAESNVNLVENKKPHEHENAPKEEVNVKGVSDKNEIAETPVAVSVTVNDDKPKIADEVVKDVVTPTENNVQHVEQKAETDVKENATAVAATKYEPLATEAPPPPPATPTPAPTPTTVVKEPLCKIECIENEASPKMVAQISPKQTIKEDCANSPCLTSEINSRDDEHKETYESKSDTTQLEAAAAVTPSTAATTVVTMATAVAATPPVAPTTMPPTLTTTTPAPITAPPPVLAATLAPTTIPPTTTAPVVPAPQLQIAKPAISEAPIICKTDQLVETKPNMHIKTASPPTKNYADNVAECKLNEKKIRNGMESTVVDRKEKMYTQSTNMHESNELNKLKIQKMNEAAAAAAAAAAAATLEMQRAQLQASVKKSANQAVIATNANAINTSRIDASSSTSFMKTVKDKQKSIITHTDIKIKEEDKQQVQVITNKASDSALLSLHGKNPYNTAAVAAAEHQKMQNSMDLNKIATPFAINQIPNYASTPQYWQWDYYGYNLSTLDAAGHKNQNKFKDLATSMAYSHNFTQNFYQSAIQHHAHQHMQQQQQQQQQQQQQQQQQQQQQQQQQQQQQQQQQQQQHTKDKMKSDRKMSACKKEDASKSSTNSSNSQNFSGSREDPHNCGFSNAQAAAYAQKCNNIQTKSHKMSADQTQHIKSLNLLPNASSRFYNPIPIPSNALAQQALCGQKVRGEHGNLNAAEENKVKLSAHQAANQQQQQQQHQQQQSDTQDITTPMAYSSGSSNHSASNLHHYGCSMTVPMNMDSPSSIGSDIQQNTPDPIPSTTPHIQQQQQQQQQQQQQQSQYSDCSMQSHSGNTPMHMAIQTSHIQQQQQANLNLNMPSSGAQGLNSLTAAQQQQQQHSQQSRKVNQQADLVASSANQRASTPKAIRGTNTAGSNQQQQHRQPKSTPPTNAAVNVAQQQQQQQQSVNNNQTLLQSQQEHLHNMQQQYSQLSGQHHHQQNMHIDYITSIPPNIQNYSSNATNSYDIVSMPTVIPQRMTISNATHSLSSPHQRSLDQSSPSACAVNNFYMQNNLTANEASSSRVPVPASSAATNSNGSGGGVGVIHISPDPSASSSSGNGDSQLAQDNVSESSSSNAGTTPTQQVGNLCSLSKLQQLTNGLDIQQPCSNTSPAGQVNLTPPPHHPVSHNSMTPPPHLLVTQNRSLGTPPNMLQPQINPLQYHKYYSSNMNIAPIATSQNVNRNARNTASAPVQHIAVSSVTTSSTTSRTTNVHISPNLMPPYGAINGYRMTTPQAAATPTYAAGGDYSNSQIPMQMGVMNMQSQYPDACAIQRAQQNSMYSTYPPPYLSLNGAMRR; encoded by the exons ATGAGGGAATCCGCTCATGACATAAGTCTTGATACTTGGAAGCAATGGATTTTGGAAGCGATTTCAAAAATACGTTCCCAAAAACAAAGACCCAGCGTTCAACGCATTTGCCAAGCTATTGGAAGTCATCacaaatttcatgaagatatcgTAGCAGAGAAATTGGAGGAAGCGGTTGAGTCCGGTGCCGTTATTAAAGTATATAATAAAGGACTACATTCCTATAAAGCGCCTATGGCAAAAAGGCGTATTAAAGTAGAGAAAAACAGTAACTTGTGTAAAATAGTTGCAAAAGCTGTACATGATTTGGGTGAATGCGAGGGATCGACcataaaaacaattgaaaattatatacaaaagttTAACAACATAGATCTTGGACCCGATGTTGATTTTCGTGCGATTATAAAAAGTTCTATTAGAAAAGCAGTGGATGCTGGATTTCTGGTACAAGAAGGAAAGTTATACAAAAAGGGACGTTCACTAACTACACCACGAAAATCTTCCTCAACATTGGAGGTGACCGTAACTACT GGTGACGACAATTGTTCCTACTGTTCCGGTGATGCACAGAAAAATCGTAATGGCATACCTGAGCCATTGAGCTCGTGCAAAAAGTGTGGCATGTCATTACACACGACATGCGCAAATATAGCGGCTAAGTGTAAATCACAATCATATGTGCTACTCTATATGCTGGTAACGAAAGGTTCCCTATGGTATTGTAAAAATTGTGCGGAATGTAGCAATTGCACATGCACTGATCGCGGCCCGTGTTTACTGGAGTGTTCGGCCTGCAAGAAAATGTATCATTTAACATGTTTAGATACTATACCGGATAAGAAGCCCAAGCATCCTTATAG atgTAAAAATTGTATACTGCAAAATTTCGATGTTGTTAAGAAAGAAGTAACGAAGAAAGGCTTGGAAACAGTAAAAAGTCG AAATCCATCACCAGGTGAAACGTGTAAATCAACAAGAAGTGGTAAGCCAGTAACGACATCAACTTCTGAGTACGCGGGTACGCGAAATAAAGAATGGATTGGTGGTAAGCAAAAGGATAAGCGCAGCGTGGCTGCATCGGCAGGAATTTCATGTAAACGACAAATTATAGATGAAATAGACAATAATCCAACAACATCAAAACTTTCGAAATACGAAGGTTCCAAAGAAATGTACAAAGACATTTCCTTAAGTCAAGCGATAAAATCTTCACAGAATTTACAAAAGAGCATTGCGCATAATTCGCACTTGAAAATGTTTAGACAACGTCGACAATTTGCGGGTTTCCTTAATAAAATGGATGCCACGACGACAAGCGATACGAAAcgtacaaaaaagaaaacaccaTCCGATTTATCATCATCGAGTTCTTCTAGCGATAGCGATGAAGATGATAACATGGACTTCGATGATGACAATCAAGATGATAGTACTTCGTCGGGTTCATGCTCATCGAGCAGCTCGGGTTCGGATTCGAGTGAGAGTAGCAGTGATAGTTCCGAATTTGACAATGAAGAGGAGGATAACTATGAAGAAAACGATGACGATGATTGTGACTCGGATAAAAGTGAGTCGAAATCAAATATATTCATTTCACAAATTCCAGTAAAGAAAGAAATTAATGTACCAGCAAAAAATTACACGTCACAAAATACCAAATCAAAAGATGAACATTGGGGCTTTGCGGCTGTTGCCAAAAATCGTGTTGATATATTTTCACAATCGCGCAATATAGAATCCGCCGATGGTTTTGCGCTAAAAAAGTGTGGCAATCTTATAACTGGTTTCAATAAGAATCTAGTAAACGATGAGCTAAGCACGAGCAGTAGCAAACAAATGAACTACAAGTCATTGCAAGGACTTGGCAATGAAGTTAACCAGCAGTTGGAAAaacgtacaacaaaaacaacagcaaagaaGGATGATTTGCCAGAGACGAGCATAGTGTCGGCGGCGGCGACGGATGCTGCTGTCAATAGAGGTGCAAAAAAGCCGTTGGAGAGAGTTCAAAAAAAGAAAGTAGCCACACTCAAGTCTGCACCTTTGGATACGAAACGTACCGTCTATAAGAGCGATGACGATGATGTGCCCTATTTGAATGAAAACACCgttatcaaatatcaaatgatGGACAATACACATTACGCTAGAAGTGCAAAACCCTTTACAAATGAAGAAAGTTCCTCCAATGAGAAGGTCGAATATGAAGAGGTGTATCCAGAGAATCCATTTG AAAATCAACCACTACCGAATGGCGTAGAACAGAGCGATATCacaatttataagaaaatacgTGAGAATGCTGCTAAGAAAATAACGGAATTGAAAAGCATAAATTCGCAAACCAATGCCAATATTGGTCCAACACAAGAACGTTGCCCATCGGCCATTGAAATCGGCAAGTGGCATATTGAAACCTGGTATTCGAGTCCATTTCCACAAGAATATGCCAG ACTACCCAAATTGTATTTGTGTGAATTTTGCTTGAAATACACCAAAAGCAGATCCGTTTTGGATCGCCATCAAAATAAATGCCTTTGGAAGCAACCACCAGGCACCGAAATATATCGCCATAATGACGTATCGGTATTTGAGGTCGATGGCAATATCAATAAGATCTATTGTCAAAATCTATGTTTGCTGGCCAAACTATTTCTGGATCATAAAACACTCTACTATGACGTTGagccgtttttgttttatatattaacgAAAAACGATAAGAAAGGTTGTCATCTGGTTGGCTATTTCTCCAAGGAGAAACATTGCGCACAAAAGTTCAATGTCTCGTGCATATTGACAATGCCACAATTTCAGCGGCAGGGTTTCGGTAGATTTCTCATTGAATTCAGTTACTTGCTGAGTCGCGAGGAGGGTCAAGTTGGTACACCCGAAAAACCGCTCTCCGATTTAGGTAGACTCTCGTATTTCTCGTACTGGAAATCAATCATTTTGGAATATATTTACAATCACAGAAATGATGGACGCATCACGTTCAAAGACATTGCCAATAAAACGGGACTAACCGTTTCGGATATAGCATTGGCATTTGAATTgttgaatttcattaaattgcGCAAGAATGAAGACGACATACGTTACCAAATCAATATCAAAGTTGATTGGGAAAAGGTGATATCACACTACAAGAAACTGCAGAATTCCAAGCGTATACCGCTAGAAACGGATTGCTTGCGCTGGAGTCCGCTGTTGTCCAAATCATTGACTGGTGATGGCACCAAGTCATCTGAAGAAAGTTTCTTGGATAGCTCCGCGCGATCTGAACAGTCGGCCATCGAACGTATACGTTCACGAAAATCTAATTCGTTGATTGCgaacaattcaaattttataaaaaaggaaaCGAATACGCCGGATGGCGGCCTGCAAAGTAGCAGAAGTAGATTGTCCAATTTCAGCAATGATAAAATGGCCAGCGCAACCGTCGaactaaattttcaaaagcgTAAACCCGCGCATGTAAAAAACACTAATACCGATTTAAAAAACTCCATGCATGAGGTTGTAGACGAAAGCAACGAGCCGAAGCGTCTAGAGACGCACGCGCAAAAAAGGGTGCACGAAACCACGAAAGCTGATGCCAACAGTGATACCACGAAAGTAGGCACAAGTGTGGTTGTAGAAGTCCCTAGACGCAATCCACGCAAGCGTCAAATCAGTAGAGAAGATGATGCCAACATAGCGCCCACAGTTGAAGAGCCAGAAGTCAACCATAAGCCTGAAAAGAGACGTAGAATACAAAATTCACCTGTGcaaccagttgttgttgttgaaaagaCAAAAGGTGAAGCGTTGGATGCTATGGGTTTTGAAGATGACAAGCCTACGAGCCGTGCACAAAGATTGGCGAATCGCAAGCAAAGCACACCTATTGTGTCCACCAATAAGAGGAAACATTTTGAACgacaaaatgaaatgaagttgaatattaaacaaGAGGAGACAAATTCTGTAGATAAAATACCAATTGAGACCGAACCTGAACCCGAACCTGAGCCTGAGGTTGAACCTGTAGTCGAAACGGTACCAGCACCTGCAGCTGCAGGCATGGTAGAACCAGAAGCGGCGAAAGAATGCATGGAAGTAGAAGAGGTGGTTGAAGAAAAATCAATAAGAAATTGTAGCAATGATAAACCCATAACAACCGTGCCCAAATTGCGTGGCAAGAAGAGCATTGAGAAAAAATCCAATGATTTGTATAACGAAAATAACGCCAACAACGGTACAAAAGACAGCGGCGCAAGCAGCGAAGTCAATAACGTTGAGCCAACACAGGAGAGCAAGCAGGAGACAAAAAACAATGCAGAACCTGCAGCTGACACTGCTGATGAAACGGTAATAAAAGACGCCGCAGCAGACATGGCCACAAATGCAATTGATGAGCATATAGAAGAACAACAaccgcaacaaaaacaaatgcaagcaGTACCAGAACCAGaagtacaacaaacacaacagccCATACAGCAAACGCCGGCATTGAACGTAGCTAAAACAGAAGCATCCTCACTAACAGCAGGGAACGATGAAAAAGTTTTAGAAGCCGTGGCGAAGAAGACGAAAAAGACCTTTGCCGAATTAATGGTGGAGAATACCGAGAGCACTGCTGTTGCCACAGCAGAGTCAAATGTGAATTTGGTTGAAAATAAAAAGCCGCACGAGCATGAAAATGCGCCAAAGGAAGAAGTAAACGTTAAAGGCGTAAGTGACAAAAACGAAATCGCCGAAACACCGGTTGCAGTCAGTGTCACTGTGAATGATGATAAACCGAAAATTGCAGACGAAGTGGTTAAAGATGTTGTAACGCCTACAGAAAACAACGTGCAACATGTTGAGCAAAAGGCCGAAACCGATGTCAAAGAGAATGCAACTGCGGTTGCTGCCACCAAGTACGAGCCATTGGCAACAgaagcaccaccaccaccaccagcaacaccaacaccagcaCCAACACCGACAACAGTTGTTAAGGAACCATTATGTAAAATAGAATGTATTGAAAATGAAGCATCGCCCAAAATGGTGGCAcaaatttcaccaaaacaaacaataaaagaagATTGTGCGAATTCACCGTGCCTTACGTCGGAGATAAACAGCAGGGATGACGAACACAAAGAAACTTACGAAAGCAAAAGCGATACTACACAATTGGAGGCTGCAGCAGCAGTAACACCATCAACGGCTGCTACAACAGTTGTCACAATGGCCACTGCAGTGGCGGCAACGCCACCAGTCGCACCAACCACTATGCCACCAACTTTAACAACAACCACCCCCGCACCTATAACTGCACCCCCACCGGTATTAGCAGCGACACTGGCACCAACAACAATTCCGCCAACCACAACTGCACCGGTTGTACCTGCACCGCAACTGCAAATAGCCAAGCCCGCAATAAGTGAGGCACCAATTATCTGCAAAACAGATCAGCTTGTGGAAACTAAACCCAACATGCATATTAAAACCGCATCGCCACCCACAAAAAACTATGCCGACAATGTTGCCGAGTGTAAATTGAATGAGAAGAAAATCAGAAATGGCATGGAGAGCACAGTTGTCGACAGAAAGGAGAAAATGTACACACAGTCCACCAATATGCATGAAAGCAATGAacttaataaattgaaaatacaaaaaatgaatgaagccgccgccgccgctgcggcagcagcagctgcagccACATTGGAAATGCAGCGTGCGCAGTTGCAAGCGTCTGTAAAGAAGAGCGCCAATCAAGCTGTCATTGCAACAAATGCTAACGCCATAAATACGAGCCGCATCGATGCGAGCAGCAGCACATCGTTTATGAAGACCGTTAAGGATAAACAAAAATCCATTATCACACACACCGACATTAAGATAAAAGAAGAGGACAAGCAGCAAGTACAAGTCATCACAAATAAAGCCAGCGATAGCGCCTTGCTATCCTTGCATGGCAAGAATCCCTATAACACCGCCGCCGTTGCTGCGGCCGAGCatcagaaaatgcaaaattccaTGGATTTGAATAAGATTGCCACGCCGTTTGCCATAAATCAAATACCGAATTACGCGAGTACACCGCAGTATTGGCAATGGGACTACTATGGTTACAATTTGTCAACATTGGATGCGGCAGGCCATaagaatcaaaataaattcaaagatTTGGCCACAAGCATGGCTTATTCGCATAATTTTACGCAGAATTTCTATCAATCGGCCATACAGCATCATGCGCATCAGCatatgcaacagcagcagcaacagcaacaacagcaacagcagcaacaacaacaacagcagcagcaacagcaacaacagcagcagcaacaacaacagcagcagcagcaacagcaacatacAAAAGATAAGATGAAAAGTGACAGAAAGATGAGCGCTTGCAAGAAGGAGGATGCGTCTAAGAGTAGTACAAATTCGTCGAATAGTCAAAACTTTAGCGGTAGTCGTGAGGATCCACACAATTGTGGTTTCTCCAATGCACAAGCGGCCGCTTATGCGCAGAAATGCAATAATATACAAACGAAATCACATAAAATGTCCGCGGACCAAACGCAACACATCAAATCGTTGAATCTTTTGCCTAACGCCAGTTCCAGATTTTACAATCCAATACCGATACCCTCGAATGCGCTCGCTCAGCAGGCGCTATGTGGTCAGAAAGTGCGTGGCGAACACGGCAATTTGAATGCCGCTGAGGAGAATAAGGTTAAGCTGAGCGCCCACCAAGCGGccaatcagcaacaacaacaacaacagcatcagcagcaacaaagcGACACACAAGACATCACAACGCCGATGGCATATAGTTCGGGTTCGTCAAATCATTCGGCGAGTAATTTGCATCATTATGGTTGCAGCATGACGGTGCCGATGAATATGGATTCGCCATCGAGTATTGGTAGTGATATACAGCAGAATACACCAGATCCAATACCATCGACTACGCCGCacatacaacagcaacagcagcagcagcagcaacaacaacagcaacaatcacAATATTCCGATTGTTCCATGCAAAGCCATTCGGGTAATACACCCATGCACATGGCCATACAAACTTCACACattcaacagcagcaacaggctAATCTCAACTTAAATATGCCGTCGAGCGGTGCGCAGGGCTTAAATTCGCTTACAGctgcacagcaacagcaacaacagcatagTCAGCAAAGTCGCAAAGTCAATCAGCAG GCTGATTTGGTGGCCAGCAGTGCTAATCAGCGCGCGTCCACACCAAAGGCTATACGTGGCACAAATACGGCTGGCAgtaatcaacagcaacaacatcggCAGCCGAAGAGCACGCCACCCACGAATGCGGCAGTTAATGtcgcccaacaacaacaacagcaacaacagagcGTTAATAATAATCAAACTCTCTTACAATCACAACAAGAACATTTAcacaatatgcaacaacaatattcaCAATTGAGCGGCCAACATCACCATCAACAGAATATGCATATTGATTATATAACATCCATACCACCAAACATACAAAACTACTCTTCGAATGCCACCAACTCGTATGATATTGTTTCAATGCCTACTGTTATACCACAACGCATGACCATCAGTAATGCTACACATTCGTTATCTAGTCCACATCAACGCTCGTTGGATCAGTCCTCACCATCAGCTTGTGCTGTGAATAATTTCTATATGCAAAACAATTTAACAGCGAACGAGGCGAGCTCATCGCGTGTACCCGTACCGGCCTCATCGGCTGCGACAAATTCGAATGGTAGTGGTGGTGGCGTCGGTGTCATTCATATCAGTCCAGATCCGTCGGCGAGCTCGTCCAGCGGCAATGGTGACTCACAATTGGCTCAAGACAATGTCTCCGAATCGTCATCGTCGAATGCGGGCACCACACCAACACAACAAGTTGGTAATTTGTGTAGCCTCTCGAAATTACAACAATTGACAAATGGTTTGGACATACAACAACCATGCAGCAACACTTCACCGGCTGGTCAGGTGAATTTGACACCACCGCCGCATCATCCGGTGTCACACAACTCGATGACACCGCCGCCACATCTCTTGGTTACGCAAAATCGCAGTTTAGGCACACCGCCCAACATGCTGCAACCGCAAATCAATCCGCTACAGTATCATAAATACTATTCGAGCAACATGAATATCGCACCGATTGCCACATCACAGAATGTGAATCGGAATGCGCGTAATACGGCATCGGCGCCGGTGCAACATATAGCCGTATCGTCGGTGACCACATCGTCGACCACCAGTCGCACCACCAATGTACACATTAGTCCGAATTTGATGCCACCGTATGGTGCAATAAATGGCTATCGCATGACGACACCACAAGCGGCGGCCACACCGACCTATGCTGCTGGCGGCGATTATTCCAATTCGCAGATTCCAATGCAAATGGGGGTAATGAATATGCAATCGCAGTATCCCGATGCGTGTGCCATACAGCGTGCACAACAGAATTCGATGTATTCAACTTATCCACCCCCATATTTATCGTTGAACGGGGCTATGAGAAGATAA